The Nocardioides conyzicola genome has a segment encoding these proteins:
- the mihF gene encoding integration host factor, actinobacterial type — translation MALPPLTPEQRQAALDKAAASRRERAEVKNRLKNSGASIADVLQQGQHNEVIGKMRVVDLLQAMPGLGKVRARQLMERLGIAESRRVRGLGTKQVAALEKEFAARD, via the coding sequence GTGGCTCTGCCCCCGCTCACCCCTGAACAGCGTCAGGCGGCCCTCGACAAGGCCGCCGCCTCCCGGAGAGAGCGGGCCGAGGTCAAGAACCGACTGAAGAACTCCGGTGCCTCGATCGCGGACGTCCTCCAGCAGGGCCAGCACAACGAGGTGATCGGCAAGATGCGGGTCGTCGACCTGCTGCAGGCGATGCCGGGCCTGGGCAAGGTCCGGGCGCGCCAGCTGATGGAGCGCCTCGGGATCGCCGAGAGCCGTCGGGTCCGGGGCCTGGGCACCAAGCAGGTCGCCGCGCTCGAGAAGGAGTTCGCGGCGCGTGACTGA
- the pyrF gene encoding orotidine-5'-phosphate decarboxylase, whose translation MTFGARLYAAIADRGSFCVGIDPHSALLLDWGLTDDVAGLETFALTVVEAVAPYVSVVKPQSAFYERFGSRGIAVLERVIAESRAAGALVLLDVKRGDIGSTSQAYADAYLDPASPLASDAITVSPFLGFGSLDPIIDTARRHDAGVFVLALTSNKEGPEVQHARVDEGTVAGRMLDHLRHLNAGAEPLGSFGAVVGATIGATEEDLAFNGPVLAPGYGAQGGTTADLRRIFGGNPAVLASSSREVLRLGPDVEAMRDAVRRTNDELRS comes from the coding sequence ATGACCTTCGGAGCCCGCCTGTACGCGGCGATCGCCGACCGCGGCTCGTTCTGCGTGGGCATCGACCCGCACTCGGCGCTGCTGCTCGACTGGGGGCTGACCGACGACGTCGCCGGCCTCGAGACGTTCGCGCTGACGGTCGTGGAGGCGGTGGCGCCGTACGTCTCGGTCGTCAAACCGCAGTCGGCGTTCTACGAGCGCTTCGGCAGCCGCGGGATCGCGGTCCTCGAGCGGGTCATCGCCGAGTCGAGGGCCGCCGGCGCGCTGGTGCTCCTCGACGTGAAGCGCGGCGACATCGGCTCGACGAGCCAGGCGTACGCCGACGCCTACCTCGACCCCGCCTCGCCGCTGGCCTCCGACGCGATCACGGTGAGCCCGTTCCTCGGCTTCGGCTCCCTCGACCCGATCATCGACACCGCCCGGCGCCACGACGCCGGTGTCTTCGTGCTCGCGCTGACCTCCAACAAGGAGGGCCCGGAGGTGCAGCACGCCCGCGTCGACGAGGGCACCGTCGCGGGCCGGATGCTCGACCACCTGCGCCACCTCAACGCCGGCGCGGAGCCGCTCGGCTCGTTCGGCGCCGTCGTCGGCGCGACCATCGGCGCCACCGAGGAGGACCTCGCGTTCAACGGGCCGGTGCTGGCGCCGGGGTACGGCGCCCAGGGCGGCACGACCGCCGACCTCCGGCGGATCTTCGGCGGCAACCCGGCGGTGCTGGCCAGCTCGTCGCGCGAGGTGCTCCGGCTCGGCCCGGACGTCGAGGCGATGCGCGACGCCGTACGCCGGACCAACGACGAGCTGCGCTCGTGA
- a CDS encoding M48 family metallopeptidase: MEPTSLRARVDARIAAELDRRLVDRLVAAGGRARPAARVTSIMMATLVYLVVAALVAGGAVLIVLGDNWVQRAIGFIPLAPVVLLVRRRPQDDIERVDPAAAPEFSALVDEVAAVLGTPAPTFIGINHDNNAYAARTGVRSRSLVIGAPMWAAYTPAARIALLGHELGHFSHRDVVHGRYVGHAVQVLWAWVYFLTPDGLVSTEGRSPVFATIVTAPFRLPLLGYLALMSKVNAAASRHSELRADIASAQVAGTAAAVESLEIDLLGDLVDVAANRAAVDPARPHLGVEIRKRIAALSSDTRRAARVDKETSRVDRTHPPTVDRLRLVESLLPVQPAIEMDDRRMAAIDAELQPLLDRGFKRMADGYRYVW, encoded by the coding sequence GTGGAACCCACGTCCCTGCGAGCGCGCGTCGATGCGCGAATCGCCGCCGAGCTCGACCGCCGGCTCGTCGACCGGCTGGTCGCGGCGGGAGGACGGGCCCGACCGGCCGCCCGCGTCACGTCGATCATGATGGCGACACTCGTCTACCTGGTCGTGGCGGCCCTGGTCGCCGGCGGCGCCGTGCTGATCGTGCTGGGAGACAACTGGGTCCAGCGGGCGATCGGATTCATCCCGCTCGCCCCCGTCGTGCTCCTCGTACGCCGTCGCCCTCAGGACGACATCGAGCGCGTGGACCCTGCCGCTGCGCCAGAGTTCAGCGCGCTGGTCGACGAGGTCGCCGCCGTGCTCGGCACCCCAGCACCGACCTTCATCGGCATCAACCACGACAACAACGCGTACGCCGCACGCACCGGTGTGCGATCGCGGAGCCTCGTCATCGGCGCACCGATGTGGGCCGCGTACACACCGGCCGCCCGCATAGCCCTCCTCGGGCATGAGCTCGGACACTTCTCCCATCGCGACGTGGTCCACGGTCGCTACGTCGGCCACGCGGTCCAGGTGCTGTGGGCGTGGGTCTACTTCCTGACGCCTGACGGCCTGGTCAGCACCGAGGGCCGCAGTCCTGTGTTCGCCACCATCGTCACGGCGCCGTTCCGACTTCCGCTCCTCGGCTACCTCGCGCTCATGAGCAAGGTCAACGCCGCCGCGTCGCGTCACAGCGAGCTCCGCGCCGACATCGCGAGCGCTCAGGTCGCCGGGACTGCGGCGGCCGTGGAGTCGCTCGAGATCGACCTGCTCGGCGACCTCGTCGACGTGGCTGCCAACCGCGCCGCTGTCGACCCTGCCCGCCCGCACCTGGGCGTCGAGATCCGGAAGCGGATCGCGGCCTTGAGCTCGGACACCAGGCGTGCGGCCCGCGTCGACAAGGAGACCAGTCGCGTCGATCGGACGCACCCGCCGACAGTGGATCGGCTGCGGCTGGTGGAGAGCCTGCTGCCGGTGCAGCCTGCGATCGAGATGGACGACCGACGCATGGCGGCGATCGACGCAGAGCTGCAGCCCCTGCTCGACAGGGGCTTCAAGCGGATGGCCGACGGGTACCGATACGTCTGGTAG
- a CDS encoding quinone-dependent dihydroorotate dehydrogenase, producing MYRALFDHVLARSDPEKAHHTAFRAIRAGRPVTRLRRTPGTPVSALGLTFPNVLGLAAGFDKNAVGIDALAALGFGHVEIGTVTGEGQPGNPTPRLFRLPDDRAVVNRMGFNNDGAEVVAERLRARGRRPGVVLGVNIGKTKVVPDDDQAAVEADYEKSARLLTPYADYLVVNVSSPNTPGLRNLQAVEKLQPLLEHVRRTADAASPDRRVPLLVKIAPDLADDDVLGVAEMALAIGLDGIIATNTTISRAGLRTPDAKVEEIGAGGLSGRPLTDRSLDVLRLLRGRVGPDLALVGVGGITTGEDARARLDAGATLLQGYTAFIYEGPLWPRRIVRGVAG from the coding sequence ATGTACCGCGCGCTCTTCGACCACGTCCTCGCCCGCTCCGACCCGGAGAAGGCCCACCACACGGCCTTCCGGGCGATCCGGGCGGGGCGACCGGTCACCCGGCTCCGGCGTACGCCGGGCACGCCCGTGTCGGCCCTGGGGCTGACCTTCCCCAACGTGCTCGGCCTGGCCGCGGGCTTCGACAAGAACGCCGTCGGCATCGACGCGCTCGCGGCCCTCGGCTTCGGGCACGTCGAGATCGGCACGGTCACGGGGGAGGGGCAGCCGGGCAACCCCACGCCGCGCCTCTTCCGGCTGCCCGACGACCGGGCCGTCGTCAACCGGATGGGCTTCAACAACGACGGGGCCGAGGTCGTGGCCGAGCGGCTCAGGGCCCGTGGCCGCCGGCCCGGTGTCGTGCTCGGCGTCAACATCGGCAAGACCAAGGTCGTGCCCGACGACGACCAGGCCGCGGTCGAGGCGGACTACGAGAAGAGCGCCCGCCTGCTCACGCCGTACGCCGACTACCTCGTGGTCAACGTGAGCTCGCCCAACACCCCCGGCCTGCGCAACCTGCAGGCCGTCGAGAAGCTCCAGCCGCTGCTCGAGCACGTACGACGTACCGCGGACGCCGCGTCGCCCGACCGCCGGGTGCCGCTGCTGGTGAAGATCGCCCCCGACCTGGCCGACGACGACGTCCTCGGCGTCGCGGAAATGGCCCTGGCGATCGGCCTCGACGGCATCATCGCCACCAACACGACCATCTCCCGCGCCGGCCTGCGCACCCCCGACGCGAAGGTCGAGGAGATCGGCGCCGGCGGCCTGTCCGGGCGCCCACTCACCGACCGCTCGCTCGACGTCCTCAGGCTGCTGCGCGGGCGCGTCGGCCCGGACCTCGCCCTGGTCGGCGTCGGCGGCATCACCACCGGGGAGGACGCCCGCGCCCGCCTCGATGCCGGCGCCACCCTGCTGCAGGGCTACACGGCCTTCATCTACGAGGGCCCGCTGTGGCCGCGTCGCATCGTCCGGGGCGTGGCTGGGTGA
- the carB gene encoding carbamoyl-phosphate synthase large subunit, whose amino-acid sequence MPKREDIRSVMVIGSGPIIIGQACEFDYSGTQACRVLKDEGIRVILVNSNPATIMTDPEFADATYVEPITPDFVEKVIAKERPDALLATLGGQTALNTAMALDKAGVLEKYGVELIGASIEAIDRGENRQIFKKIVEDLGGECSKSVICHTIEDCLGAADELGYPMVVRPSFTMGGTGSGMAYDEADLRRIAGAGLAASPTTEVLLEESIIGWKEYELEVMRDTADNVVIICSIENLDPMGVHTGDSITVAPALTLTDREYQAMRDLAIGIIRSVGVDTGGCNIQYAVNPADGRLIVIEMNPRVSRSSALASKATGFPIAKIAAKVAIGYTLDEIPNDITMRADGSSTPAAFEPTLDYVVVKVPRFAFEKFPGADPTLTTHMKSVGEAMAIGRNFTEALQKALRSLESKDAVFDWHQEWVELDKDALLAEIEVPHDGRLKKVMDALRAGATADEIFDHTKIDPWFVDQLLLINEIAEEVTAAPELTPALLRKAKRHGFSDVQIGKIRGMTADVVRGVRHALGIRPVYKTVDTCAAEFAAATPYHYSSYDEETEVAPREKQAVIILGSGPNRIGQGIEFDYSCVHAALTLSEAGYETIMVNCNPETVSTDYDTSDRLYFEPLTLEDVLEIVHAEEQAGPVAGVICQLGGQTPLGLAQGLKDNGVTILGTSPEAIHLAEERGAFGRVLADAGLPAPKYGMATSFPDAHRIAAEIGYPVMVRPSYVLGGRGMEIVYDDAGLESYIARSTEIGPAHPVLVDRFIDDAVEIDVDALFDGEELFLGGVMEHIEEAGIHSGDSSCALPPITLGKAEIDRIRTATEAIARGVGVLGLLNIQFALGSDVLYVLEANPRASRTVPFVSKATATPLAKAAARVMLGESIAALREAGVLPATGDGGTLPADQPIAVKEAVMPFNRFRSPDGKQVDTVLGPEMKSTGEVMGLDADFGTAFAKAQAGAFGPLPTGGKVFVSMANRDKRHMIFPIKVLADHGFEILATQGTAEVLRRNGVRATVVRKHYEGEGPNGEKTTVQLILDGDIQLVINTPNGSTSGSSARLDGYEIRTAAIMANIPCITTVQGLGAAVQGIEALERGEIGVRSLQDWARR is encoded by the coding sequence ATGCCCAAGCGCGAGGACATCAGGTCGGTCATGGTGATCGGCTCAGGGCCGATCATCATCGGCCAGGCCTGCGAGTTCGACTACTCCGGCACCCAGGCCTGCCGCGTCCTGAAGGACGAGGGCATCCGGGTGATCCTGGTCAACTCCAACCCGGCCACGATCATGACCGACCCGGAGTTCGCGGACGCGACGTACGTCGAGCCGATCACGCCCGACTTCGTCGAGAAGGTGATCGCCAAGGAGCGCCCCGACGCCCTGCTCGCGACCCTCGGCGGTCAGACCGCGCTCAACACGGCGATGGCGCTCGACAAGGCCGGCGTCCTGGAGAAGTACGGCGTGGAGCTGATCGGCGCCTCGATCGAGGCGATCGACCGCGGCGAGAACCGGCAGATCTTCAAGAAGATCGTCGAGGACCTCGGCGGCGAGTGCTCCAAGTCGGTCATCTGCCACACGATCGAGGACTGCCTCGGCGCGGCCGACGAGCTCGGCTACCCGATGGTGGTGCGCCCGTCCTTCACCATGGGCGGCACCGGCTCCGGGATGGCGTACGACGAGGCCGACCTGCGCCGCATCGCCGGCGCCGGCCTGGCCGCCAGCCCGACCACCGAGGTGCTCCTCGAGGAGTCGATCATCGGCTGGAAGGAGTACGAGCTCGAGGTCATGCGCGACACGGCCGACAACGTGGTGATCATCTGCTCGATCGAGAACCTCGACCCGATGGGCGTCCACACCGGCGACTCGATCACGGTGGCCCCGGCGCTGACCCTGACCGACCGCGAGTACCAGGCGATGCGCGACCTCGCGATCGGCATCATCCGCTCGGTCGGCGTCGACACCGGCGGCTGCAACATCCAGTACGCCGTCAACCCGGCCGACGGCCGCCTCATCGTGATCGAGATGAACCCCCGGGTCTCCCGGTCCAGCGCGCTGGCCTCCAAGGCCACCGGCTTCCCGATCGCCAAGATCGCGGCCAAGGTCGCGATCGGCTACACGCTCGACGAGATCCCCAACGACATCACCATGCGCGCCGACGGGAGCAGCACGCCCGCCGCCTTCGAGCCGACCCTCGACTACGTCGTGGTGAAGGTGCCCCGGTTCGCGTTCGAGAAGTTCCCCGGCGCCGACCCCACGCTGACCACGCACATGAAGTCGGTCGGCGAGGCGATGGCGATCGGCCGCAACTTCACCGAGGCCCTGCAGAAGGCGCTGCGCTCGCTGGAGTCCAAGGACGCCGTCTTCGACTGGCACCAGGAGTGGGTCGAGCTCGACAAGGACGCCCTCCTCGCCGAGATCGAGGTCCCGCACGACGGCCGCCTCAAGAAGGTCATGGACGCGCTGCGCGCGGGCGCCACCGCCGACGAGATCTTCGACCACACCAAGATCGACCCGTGGTTCGTCGACCAGCTCCTGCTGATCAACGAGATCGCCGAGGAGGTCACGGCGGCTCCCGAGCTCACCCCCGCGCTGCTGCGCAAGGCCAAGCGCCACGGCTTCTCCGACGTGCAGATCGGCAAGATCCGCGGCATGACCGCCGACGTCGTCCGCGGCGTCCGGCACGCGCTTGGCATCCGCCCGGTCTATAAGACCGTGGACACCTGCGCCGCCGAGTTCGCCGCGGCCACGCCGTACCACTACTCGTCGTACGACGAGGAGACCGAGGTCGCCCCGCGCGAGAAGCAGGCGGTGATCATCCTCGGCTCCGGGCCCAACCGCATCGGGCAGGGCATCGAGTTCGACTACTCGTGCGTGCACGCGGCGCTCACCCTGAGCGAGGCCGGCTACGAGACGATCATGGTCAACTGCAACCCGGAGACCGTCTCGACCGACTACGACACGTCCGACCGGCTCTACTTCGAGCCGCTCACGCTCGAGGACGTCCTCGAGATCGTGCACGCGGAGGAGCAGGCCGGGCCGGTCGCCGGCGTGATCTGCCAGCTCGGCGGCCAGACCCCGCTCGGGCTCGCGCAGGGCCTCAAGGACAACGGTGTGACCATCCTCGGCACCTCACCCGAGGCGATCCACCTGGCCGAGGAGCGCGGCGCCTTCGGGCGGGTGCTCGCCGACGCCGGGCTGCCGGCGCCGAAGTACGGCATGGCGACCAGCTTCCCCGACGCGCACCGGATCGCGGCCGAGATCGGCTACCCGGTGATGGTGCGGCCGTCGTACGTCCTCGGCGGCCGCGGCATGGAGATCGTGTACGACGACGCCGGGCTCGAGAGCTACATCGCGCGGTCGACCGAGATCGGCCCGGCGCACCCGGTGCTCGTGGACCGGTTCATCGACGACGCGGTCGAGATCGACGTGGACGCGCTCTTCGACGGCGAGGAGCTCTTCCTCGGCGGCGTGATGGAGCACATCGAGGAGGCCGGCATCCACTCCGGCGACTCCTCCTGCGCGCTGCCGCCGATCACCCTCGGCAAGGCCGAGATCGACCGGATCCGGACGGCGACCGAGGCGATCGCCCGCGGCGTCGGGGTGCTCGGGCTGCTCAACATCCAGTTCGCGCTCGGCTCCGACGTGCTCTACGTGCTCGAGGCCAACCCGCGCGCCAGCCGGACGGTGCCGTTCGTGTCGAAGGCGACCGCGACGCCGCTCGCCAAGGCCGCGGCCCGGGTGATGCTCGGCGAGTCGATCGCGGCGCTGCGGGAGGCCGGCGTGCTGCCCGCCACCGGTGACGGCGGCACGCTGCCGGCCGACCAGCCGATCGCGGTCAAGGAGGCGGTGATGCCGTTCAACCGGTTCCGCAGCCCCGACGGCAAGCAGGTCGACACGGTGCTCGGGCCGGAGATGAAGTCGACCGGTGAGGTGATGGGCCTCGACGCCGACTTCGGCACGGCGTTCGCCAAGGCCCAGGCCGGCGCGTTCGGGCCGCTGCCGACCGGCGGCAAGGTGTTCGTCAGCATGGCCAACCGCGACAAGCGGCACATGATCTTCCCGATCAAGGTGCTCGCCGACCACGGCTTCGAGATCCTCGCGACGCAGGGCACCGCCGAGGTGCTGCGCCGCAACGGGGTGCGCGCGACCGTGGTGCGCAAGCACTACGAGGGCGAGGGGCCCAACGGCGAGAAGACCACCGTGCAGCTCATCCTCGACGGTGACATCCAGCTGGTGATCAACACGCCCAATGGGTCCACCAGCGGGTCCTCCGCCCGCCTCGACGGCTACGAGATCCGGACCGCGGCGATCATGGCCAACATCCCGTGCATCACGACGGTGCAGGGGCTCGGCGCCGCGGTGCAGGGCATCGAGGCGCTGGAGCGCGGCGAGATCGGCGTGCGCTCGCTGCAGGACTGGGCCCGCCGTTGA
- the carA gene encoding glutamine-hydrolyzing carbamoyl-phosphate synthase small subunit, producing the protein MSGAILVLEDGRTFTGDAYGAEGETFGEAVFNTGMTGYQETLTDPSYHRQVVVMTAPHIGNTGVNDEDPESSRIWVAGYVVRDPARRSSNWRSQRSLDDELRAQGVVGISGIDTRALTRHLRERGAMRVGISSTETDPAALLERVRASSEMAGAELSSEVSTGETYVVPAHGDKRFTVVALDLGIKTMTPHRMAERGIEVHVVPATASLDEVLAIEPDGLFFSNGPGDPAATTDQIALLQGALERDLPYFGICFGNQLFGRALGFGTYKLKYGHRGINQPVLDRTTNKVEVTAHNHGFAVDAPLDAPTTTPYGVATVSHVCLNDDVVEGLELRDEAGSLKSFSVQYHPEAAAGPHDAAYLFDRFIQLMAKEA; encoded by the coding sequence ATGAGCGGCGCGATCCTGGTCCTCGAGGACGGGCGCACCTTCACCGGTGACGCGTACGGCGCCGAGGGCGAGACCTTCGGCGAGGCGGTCTTCAACACCGGCATGACCGGCTACCAGGAGACGCTCACGGACCCGTCGTACCACCGCCAGGTCGTCGTGATGACGGCCCCGCACATCGGCAACACCGGGGTCAACGACGAGGACCCGGAGTCGTCGCGGATCTGGGTGGCCGGGTACGTCGTGCGCGACCCCGCCCGCCGCTCCTCCAACTGGCGCTCGCAGCGCAGCCTCGACGACGAGCTGCGCGCGCAGGGCGTCGTCGGCATCTCCGGCATCGACACCCGCGCGCTGACCCGGCACCTGCGCGAGCGCGGCGCGATGCGGGTCGGGATCTCCTCGACCGAGACCGACCCCGCCGCCCTGCTCGAGCGGGTGCGCGCGTCGTCGGAGATGGCCGGTGCCGAGCTCTCGAGCGAGGTGTCGACGGGGGAGACGTACGTCGTCCCCGCGCACGGCGACAAGCGGTTCACCGTGGTCGCGCTCGACCTCGGCATCAAGACGATGACGCCCCACCGGATGGCCGAGCGCGGCATCGAGGTGCACGTCGTGCCGGCGACCGCGAGCCTCGACGAGGTGCTCGCGATCGAGCCCGACGGCCTGTTCTTCTCCAACGGCCCGGGTGACCCGGCGGCCACGACGGACCAGATCGCGCTGCTGCAGGGCGCGCTGGAGCGGGACCTGCCCTACTTCGGGATCTGCTTCGGCAACCAGCTCTTCGGCCGCGCGCTGGGCTTCGGCACCTACAAGCTGAAGTACGGCCACCGCGGCATCAACCAGCCGGTCCTGGACCGCACCACCAACAAGGTCGAGGTCACCGCGCACAACCACGGCTTCGCCGTCGACGCGCCCCTCGACGCACCCACCACCACGCCGTACGGCGTCGCGACGGTCAGCCACGTCTGCCTCAACGACGACGTGGTGGAGGGGCTCGAGCTGCGGGACGAGGCGGGGAGCCTGAAGAGCTTCTCGGTCCAGTACCACCCCGAGGCGGCCGCCGGCCCGCACGACGCGGCGTACCTCTTCGACCGGTTCATCCAGCTGATGGCGAAGGAAGCCTGA